In the Pseudonocardia cypriaca genome, one interval contains:
- a CDS encoding alpha/beta fold hydrolase: MSHITVGHENTVEINLHYTDRGTGQPVVLIHGYPLDGASWEKQEDRLLDAGYRVITYDRRGFGASSKPAGGYDYDTFADDLD; encoded by the coding sequence ATGTCGCACATCACCGTCGGACACGAGAACACCGTCGAGATCAACCTGCACTACACCGACCGGGGCACGGGCCAGCCGGTCGTCCTGATCCACGGCTACCCGCTCGACGGGGCGTCGTGGGAGAAGCAGGAGGACCGGCTGCTCGACGCGGGCTACCGCGTCATCACCTACGACCGCCGCGGGTTCGGCGCCTCCAGCAAGCCGGCGGGCGGCTACGACTACGACACCTTCGCCGACGACCTCGAC